The Carassius carassius chromosome 2, fCarCar2.1, whole genome shotgun sequence genome has a segment encoding these proteins:
- the LOC132097886 gene encoding ras-like protein family member 11A-like yields the protein MRLLIEQPRTMSSGSSNFLLVPIPEYPVLDCVPNKNVKIVVLGASNVGKTALIVRFLTKRFIGDYEANTGALYSRKVHLDGEQVSLQVQDTPCVSLQDDAEGLYCQEQINRSIYWADGYVLVFSITDLNSYRTIQPLYQHVRRIHPSGNIPVIIVGNKSDLLRARQVPDHEGKALADQLGEPYFEASARENHESVQAAFLFLCQEVSRALGGGNGEKRKGGLHLARPKSPNMQELKRRFRQVLSSKVKSATAL from the exons ATGCGTCTTCTTATCGAGCAGCCAAGAACAATGAGCAGTGGCTCTAGCAACTTTCTGCTAGTCCCTATACCGGAGTATCCTGTACTAGACTGCGTGCCGAACAAAAACGTCAAAATAGTTGTTCTTGGGGCAAGCAATGTCGGAAAAACag CTCTGATTGTAAGATTTCTCACTAAGAGATTTATAGGAGACTATGAAGCCAACACAG GAGCCTTGTATTCAAGGAAGGTTCATTTGGATGGGGAGCAAGTTTCTTTACAAGTGCAGGACACTCCGTGTGTGTCACTGCAG GATGACGCAGAGGGTCTTTACTGTCAAGAGCAGATCAACCGCTCTATTTACTGGGCGGATGGTTATGTGCTCGTCTTCTCCATCACTGACCTCAACAGCTACCGTACCATCCAGCCTCTCTACCAACATGTGCGCCGAATCCATCCCAGTGGCAACATCCCTGTTATCATCGTGGGAAACAAAAGCGACCTGCTGCGCGCCCGACAGGTCCCGGATCACGAGGGTAAGGCGCTGGCTGATCAACTGGGAGAGCCCTACTTTGAGGCCTCGGCCAGGGAAAACCATGAGAGCGTCCAGGCCGCCTTTCTGTTCTTATGTCAGGAGGTTAGCCGAGCGCTGGGAGGAGGAAATGGGGAGAAGAGAAAAGGTGGACTACACCTTGCCAGGCCAAAGAGCCCGAACATGCAAGAGTTGAAGAGAAGGTTCCGGCAAGTGTTGTCATCTAAGGTCAAGTCAGCGACTGcactatga
- the LOC132098915 gene encoding retinal guanylyl cyclase 2-like — protein sequence SSSTVCQPTCCVAALLPCNATAFHSLCPGWAIREFQTPDQSIPFSYDHKHSYLCLWLLLSTVSFLCLFPATSAATVRVGVVGPWSCDPLFTKAQPGVAARLAVDHINRDPYLSQGITFDYVILEEDCETSQAFARFLGFYTRASGFIGPVNPGYCEAASLLGKSWNKAVFSWSCIGHELDDARSHPTFARTMPLPSLVLLRFMQHFCWAHVGIITSAEDVWLEAGIKLANVLRSHGLPVGIVASVHNDHTSVRETLAGVKKVADLRLVILVMHSVLIGGGTQKLLLETAYDMRMTDGSLVFLPYYTLFYSLPYHHITQPVLRHNSKLLRAYDAVLTITIESPHEQSFYQAFEKAQKEGGLPRHLKPQQVSPLFGTIYFSILFMAHAVQSVRASGQWMSGGNIAQNARNLLFKGFSLQANSSDFGTMDYVVLDTDGFSWELQPTHHIEMQTDMVHFLGRPIHFPPAGPPKTDSSCWFTHGLICRGGVNLLNMVLIFLSGFLFIFFSIGCSYCIRRKLSKIRMVQNPNKILLTLNDVTFINPSLSNKKLSLDDSRMSILERSLKSPSVQSPATCENSNVAIYEGDWAWLKRLPFGNFRSITPRTSDVFELMKDMRHENVNPFLGFFHDCGVFAIVTEYCSRGSLEDLLLNDDFKLDWIFTSSLILDLIKGMKYLHHRNVCHGRLKSRNCEVDGRFVLKITDYGYNEVLEAQRCPYVEPPAETLLWTAPEILRGPYPGLYGSLPGYVYSFSIIMQEVVMRGPPFCMLEYSFDEIVQKIRKPPPMCRPIVSPDHAPMECIQLMKQCWNELPEKRPTFDEIFDQFKNVNKGEKNNIMLRMLEQYSSNLEELIRERTEEREIEKQKTEKLLTQMLPPSVAEALKLGTTVEPEYFDSVRLYFSAIVGFTTISANSKPIEVVDLLNDLYTTFDAVIRNHDVYKVETIGDAYMVASGVPVPNGNRHAAEIANMALDILSAGGTFKMRHMPDVPVRIRIGLHTGPCVAGVVGLTMPRYCLFGDTVTTASRMESTGLPYRIHVHSSTVKILMDLKLGYKVELRARTELKGKGIEETYWLTGRDGFTKPLPVPPILKSGHESKDFKVMLKKAVRKISTVLHVAQLTMSDEGNVMIHHH from the exons AGTAGCTCCACTGTGTGCCAACCCACCTGCTGTGTGGCTGCTCTGTTACCTTGCAATGCGACGGCCTTTCACAGCTTATGTCCAGGATGGGCCATCAGAGAATTCCAGACCCCTGACCAAAGCATTCCTTTCTCTTATGATCATAAACATAGCTATTTGTGTCTCTGGCTGCTGTTGTCTACGGTAAGCTTCCTGTGCCTTTTCCCTGCCACCTCTGCTGCCACCGTCAGGGTTGGGGTGGTGGGGCCTTGGTCATGTGACCCCCTCTTCACTAAAGCCCAGCCCGGCGTGGCTGCGCGTTTAGCTGTGGATCACATCAACAGGGACCCCTACCTTTCACAGGGCATCACGTTTGATTATGTCATCCTGGAGGAGGACTGTGAGACATCCCAGGCTTTTGCCCGTTTCCTTGGCTTCTACACACGGGCATCTGGGTTTATTGGTCCAGTAAACCCAGGCTACTGTGAAGCTGCCTCTCTGCTAGGAAAGAGTTGGAATAAGGCAGTGTTTTCCTGGTCTTGTATTGGACATGAGTTGGATGACGCCCGGAGTCACCCTACGTTTGCACGCACCATGCCTCTACCCTCCCTGGTCTTGCTACGCTTCATGCAACACTTTTGCTGGGCACATGTGGGCATCATTACATCAGCTGAGGATGTCTGGTTGGAGGCGGGTATAAAGCTGGCCAATGTCTTGCGGAGTCATGGGTTGCCTGTTGGCATCGTGGCATCTGTTCATAATGACCACACCAGTGTGCGTGAGACCCTGGCCGGAGTCAAGAAAGTGGCAGATCTCCGCT TGGTCATCCTCGTTATGCACTCGGTGTTGATTGGTGGAGGAACccagaagttgctgttggagacTGCTTATGACATGCGGATGACAGACGGCTCACTGGTGTTTTTACCTTACTATACACTCTTTTACAGTCTGCCCTACCATCATATAACCCAGCCTGTCCTGCGCCATAACAGTAAGCTGCTACGAGCTTACGATGCTGTGCTCACCATCACTATTGAGTCTCCACATGAGCAGTCTTTCTACCAAGCTTTTGAAAAGGCTCAGAAGGAAGGAGGGCTTCCCAGGCACCTTAAACCACAGCAG GTGTCCCCATTGTTTGGCACCATCTACTTCTCCATCTTGTTCATGGCTCATGCTGTGCAAAGTGTCAGGGCTTCAGGTCAGTGGATGTCTGGGGGGAACATCGCCCAGAATGCCCGAAACCTGCTATTCAAAGGTTTTAGCCTACAGGCGAACTCTTCTGACTTTGGCACAATGGACTATGTGGTGCTGGACACAGATGGATTTTCTTGGGAGTTGCAACCTACACACCATATTGAGATGCAGACAGATATGGTGCATTTTCTGGGACGGCCAATTCATTTCCCCCCAGCTGGACCACCAAAAACTGATTCCAGCTGCTGGTTTACACATGGGCTCATCTGCCGTGGAG GTGTGAATCTTTTAAACATGGTTTTAATCTTCCTGTCTGGTTTTCTGTTCATCTTCTTCTCAATTGGCTGTTCTTACTGCATCAG ACGTAAACTTAGTAAGATCCGAATGGTGCAGAATCCAAACAAGattttactgactttaaatgATGTCACATTCATCAACCCATCCCTGAGCAATAAG AAGCTGAGCTTGGATGACTCGAGAATGAGCATTTTAGAGCGAAGCCTCAAGTCTCCGTCTGTTCAGTCGCCAGCCACCTGTGAAAATTCTAATGTTGCCATTTATGAG GGTGATTGGGCCTGGCTCAAAAGGCTTCCATTTGGAAATTTCCGGAGCATCACTCCTCGTACCAGTGATGTGTTTGAACT AATGAAAGATATGAGGCATGAGAACGTTAACCCTTTTCTCGGCTTCTTCCACGACTGTGGGGTGTTTGCCATAGTTACAGAGTACTGTTCGCGCGGCAGCTTGGAAGATCTCTTGCTCAATGATGACTTCAAACTGGACTGGATCTTCACTTCCTCTCTCATTCTAGACCTCATTAAG GGTATGAAGTATCTTCATCACAGAAACGTCTGTCACGGAAGGCTTAAATCCAGGAACTGTGAGGTCGATGGGCGTTTTGTGCTCAAAATCACAGACTATGGCTACAACGAGGTTTTGGAAGCCCAGAGATGTCCTTATGTTGAACCTCCAGCTGAAA CCCTTCTGTGGACTGCCCCTGAGATATTGAGAGGGCCCTACCCTGGTTTATATGGCAGTCTCCCTGGTTATGTGTACAGTTTCTCAATCATCATGCAAGAGGTGGTCATGCGAGGGCCTCCATTCTGCATGCTGGAGTACTCTTTTGATG AAATTGTCCAGAAGATCCGGAAGCCTCCTCCAATGTGCAGGCCCATTGTGTCCCCGGATCATGCTCCCATGGAGTGTATTCAGCTTATGAAGCAGTGCTGGAATGAACTGCCAGAGAAGAGACCCACATTTGATGAAATCTTTGACCAG TTCAAGAATgttaataaaggggaaaaaaacaacatcatGTTGCGAATGCTGGAGCAGTATTCCTCCAACCTGGAGGAGCTGATCAGGGAAAGAACAGAGGAGCGGGAAATAGAGAAGCAAAAGACTGAGAAACTCCTCACACAAATGTTGCCCCC GTCAGTGGCAGAGGCTCTGAAACTGGGCACTACTGTCGAACCGGAGTATTTTGACAGTGTCCGTCTTTATTTCAGTGCTATTGTTGGCTTCACTACAATTTCAGCCAACAGCAAGCCCATAGAGGTGGTTGACCTCCTCAATGACCTTTACACAACATTTGATGCTGTAATCAGAAATCATGACGTCTACAAG GTGGAGACCATAGGTGATGCTTACATGGTGGCATCAGGTGTGCCTGTGCCCAATGGGAACCGACATGCAGCAGAGATTGCAAATATGGCCTTGGACATCCTGAGTGCTGGTGGCACCTTCAAAATGAGACATATGCCTGATGTACCAGTCCGCATCCGAATAGGACTTCACACAG GTCCCTGTGTGGCTGGTGTGGTGGGTTTGACCATGCCACGGTACTGCCTGTTTGGGGACACGGTCACCACTGCTTCTAGAATGGAGTCCACGGGATTGC CGTACAGAATCCATGTCCATTCCAGTACAGTAAAAATCCTGATGGACCTGAAGTTGGGGTACAAAGTAGAGCTGAGAGCCAGAACAGAACTCAAG GGCAAAGGTATAGAAGAAACCTACTGGCTCACAGGGAGAGATGGCTTCACCAAACCGCTCCCTGTGCCACCCATTCTCAAGTCAGG ACATGAATCAAAAGATTTTAAGGTGATGCTTAAGAAGGCAGTGAGGAAGATCTCCACTGTGCTTCATGTGGCTCAGCTCACCATGTCCGATGAGGGCAATGTCATGATCCACCATCACTGA
- the LOC132109044 gene encoding insulin receptor substrate 2-B-like has product MANFENYHEGKTAKMLMLETQQQAIGTKPATATANGDTSAGEPLSVLDVSCAAFLQPSEQHPQQQQLESPARKGSTSSLNRALEDSAVSNTHTTSACPAVNTSSSVSDDIRKCGYLRKQKHGHKRFFVLRGSSHLVPSRLEYYDSEKKFRNTLRSSAAASAGASAPKRVIYLYQCFTVNKRADSKNKHLIALYTKDEYFAIVAENEQEQEEWYQALSELMNEGRRGHLEADEIDDGYGTVIPGTDFKEVWQVNVKPKGLGQTKNLTGVYRLCLSSKSIHLVKLNSETPCVNLQLMNIRRCGHSESFFFIEVGRSSSIGPGEVWMQVDDSVVAQNMHETILETMKALKAFAEFRPRSKSQSSGTNPMGFITTRRHLGNLPPSQTGLQRRSRTESVVGTPPSRKNSGASGYRFRTSSEGESTMNRPFRSVTGSLIHLNTARANLSRQESSSGAGARYIRAPPGSTYHARSASLPVSHFPSTTSPISMSSSSGHGSVSDTITRPSSASICGSPSDGGFNSSDEYGSSPGDFRYFRVRSNTPDSLANTPPIREEHCLNDYMAMGWNRDVFGTSAAEAIKDESADEDSRPGSLRRRTPSFSRQVGGTSAAGVAVYQKMTQTTVSLDEAVAESSSWGGSVQTVSTSSSLCSDYSSSSEHSQDRAPSLRHADRLKDDGYMPMMAGVLPSASDADYMPMQPNILLSASARNQSAALHVPQHNDYQGYMMMLPGRSGATDSPVPSSPDISRHAEGRRASFRLENAEYMDMSQSSATANAQKVSTENYYALTTPGVPKSYSPYFSLPRSYKAPSRDQGEHDDYVPMSSPAKPVYSSPTATPDRSSRCPPPESSQHNGFTDRRAVRPNRLPLGRRSLHSSLRAGEVSVRPSSPGEYINIEFGDRPTYSAEGSPSTLSINREQRKSPLPQDYMTVEVNGLPPKSRSPRPSLVAPWNPPSYIRPSSSSHCSRLTVGKPDDYTEMSFGPEEESKSPTAMLEHLCVLEQQFFPCSPPTEPKIVRADPQGRRRHSSETFVTSSGASGGSGTDSNGTVSSNSGAHQVGCSNRQSFDCVWTDGVRFGSEVTHGNFSDRADSPSVRSARTLPVQHQNGLNYIALDLRDDLQPGNSHDALPLSSSSAPPPENGAYACVDLMKSEGLTSTSKD; this is encoded by the coding sequence ATGGCTAATTTCGAGAACTACCACGAAGGCAAAACCGCAAAAATGTTGATGCTGGAAACGCAACAGCAGGCTATCGGGACTAAACCTGCAACTGCAACGGCGAACGGCGACACTTCTGCCGGGGAACCCCTTTCCGTGCTTGATGTCAGCTGCGCAGCTTTTCTTCAACCGAGTGAACAACatccacagcagcagcagctggaGTCTCCGGCGAGGAAAGGATCCACGTCCTCTCTCAACCGGGCGCTCGAGGACTCTGCTGTGAGTAACACACACACTACCTCAGCTTGCCCTGCTGTAAACACCAGTTCCTCCGTGTCGGACGACATTAGGAAGTGTGGCTATCTGAGAAAGCAGAAACACGGCCATAAAAGGTTTTTCGTCTTGCGGGGGTCGAGTCATCTGGTGCCGAGCAGACTGGAATATTATGACAGTGAGAAGAAATTTCGAAACACTCTGCGCTCTAGCGCCGCCGCCTCAGCTGGCGCCTCTGCCCCCAAAAGAGTGATCTATCTCTACCAGTGTTTCACTGTGAATAAAAGGGCAGATTCTAAGAACAAACATCTCATTGCTCTGTACACTAAGGATGAATACTTTGCGATTGTTGCTGAGAATGAGCAGGAGCAGGAGGAGTGGTACCAGGCGCTCAGTGAGCTCATGAATGAGGGGAGGAGAGGCCATCTGGAAGCGGATGAGATTGACGATGGATACGGTACTGTGATACCTGGGACTGACTTTAAGGAAGTGTGGCAGGTAAATGTTAAACCGAAGGGCTTGGGGCAGACGAAGAATCTAACTGGTGTGTATAGGCTCTGTCTGTCCTCCAAGAGCATTCACCTGGTGAAGCTGAACTCTGAGACGCCTTGCGTGAACTTGCAGCTGATGAACATCAGACGCTGCGGCCATTCAGAGAGCTTCTTCTTCATTGAGGTTGGCCGCTCTTCTTCTATAGGACCTGGGGAGGTTTGGATGCAGGTGGATGATTCTGTGGTGGCTCAGAACATGCACGAGACCATTCTAGAGACCATGAAGGCACTGAAGGCATTTGCCGAGTTCAGGCCCAGAAGCAAAAGCCAGTCTTCTGGCACCAACCCGATGGGTTTCATCACCACACGCCGACACTTGGGCAACCTCCCGCCCAGCCAGACGGGGCTCCAGCGGCGGTCTCGGACCGAGTCTGTGGTGGGCACGCCACCCAGCAGGAAGAACAGTGGAGCAAGTGGGTATCGATTCCGCACCTCAAGCGAGGGAGAAAGCACAATGAACCGCCCCTTTCGCTCTGTTACAGGTAGCCTTATTCATCTCAACACAGCCCGTGCTAACCTGAGCCGACAGGAAAGTAGCAGTGGGGCTGGGGCCCGCTATATTCGTGCCCCGCCAGGCTCCACTTATCATGCCCGTTCTGCCTCGCTGCCAGTGTCACACTTTCCTTCTACCACCAGTCCCATCAGCATGTCCAGCAGCAGCGGCCATGGCTCTGTGTCAGACACGATCACTCGCCCCTCCAGCGCGTCCATTTGTGGATCCCCGAGCGATGGAGGATTCAACTCATCTGATGAGTATGGCTCCAGCCCCGGAGACTTCCGGTATTTCAGAGTACGAAGCAACACCCCCGACTCCCTGGCAAACACACCACCGATCCGTGAGGAGCACTGCCTCAATGACTACATGGCTATGGGCTGGAATCGCGATGTGTTTGGAACAAGTGCAGCTGAGGCAATCAAAGATGAGAGTGCAGATGAAGATTCTCGACCTGGGTCTTTAAGGAGGCGGACGCCCTCCTTCTCCAGGCAAGTAGGGGGCACTAGTGCTGCTGGAGTTGCTGTTTATCAGAAGATGACCCAGACCACCGTCTCGCTGGACGAGGCTGTGGCTGAGAGTAGCTCTTGGGGTGGCAGTGTCCAAACTGTCTCTACCTCCTCCTCCCTCTGCTCTGACTACAGCTCCAGTTCTGAACACAGCCAGGACCGGGCCCCTAGCCTACGGCATGCAGACAGGCTTAAGGATGATGGGTACATGCCCATGATGGCAGGTGTGCTGCCCTCCGCTAGTGATGCAGACTACATGCCTATGCAACCAAATATCCTCCTCTCTGCCTCTGCACGAAACCAAAGTGCTGCTTTACATGTTCCCCAGCACAATGACTATCAAGGCTATATGATGATGCTCCCAGGTAGAAGTGGGGCTACTGACTCTCCAGTCCCATCCAGTCCTGACATTAGCAGACATGCGGAAGGACGACGAGCCTCATTCCGCCTTGAGAATGCAGAATACATGGATATGTCTCAGAGCAGTGCCACAGCTAATGCTCAGAAGGTTTCCACTGAGAATTATTATGCCTTGACCACTCCCGGTGTCCCCAAATCCTACAGTCCCTATTTCTCCCTCCCTCGCTCATACAAAGCTCCATCCAGAGACCAGGGTGAGCATGATGATTATGTCCCAATGAGTTCTCCAGCAAAACCAGTCTACAGTTCACCCACAGCCACCCCAGATCGCAGTAGCAGGTGCCCACCTCCTGAGTCCTCTCAACATAATGGCTTCACGGACCGCCGTGCCGTTCGGCCGAACCGCCTGCCCCTGGGAAGGCGAAGTTTGCACAGCTCTCTGCGAGCAGGAGAAGTGTCAGTGCGCCCTTCCAGCCCTGGAGAATACATCAATATTGAATTTGGGGATCGCCCCACATATTCTGCTGAAGGCTCCCCCTCAACCCTTAGTATTAACCGGGAGCAGCGTAAGTCTCCGCTGCCACAGGATTACATGACTGTGGAGGTGAATGGTCTTCCACCAAAGAGTCGGTCCCCACGGCCCTCCCTGGTGGCCCCCTGGAATCCTCCTTCATATATCCGGCCCTCCTCATCCTCCCACTGCAGTAGGCTCACAGTGGGTAAGCCTGACGACTACACGGAAATGTCTTTTGGTCCTGAGGAGGAGTCCAAGAGCCCTACAGCCATGCTTGAGCACCTGTGTGTTCTGGAGCAACAGTTTTTCCCCTGCAGCCCTCCGACTGAGCCTAAGATTGTCCGTGCTGATCCCCAGGGGAGGCGGAGACACAGCTCCGAGACCTTTGTCACATCATCAGGAGCATCAGGTGGAAGTGGCACTGACTCCAATGGCACCGTGTCTAGCAATAGTGGGGCTCACCAGGTGGGCTGCAGCAATCGTCAGAGCTTTGACTGTGTTTGGACTGATGGCGTGAGATTCGGCAGTGAGGTTACACATGGAAACTTCTCGGATCGAGCCGATTCCCCCTCTGTGAGGTCTGCAAGGACTCTACCTGTGCAACACCAGAATGGCCTGAACTACATCGCCCTAGACTTGAGAGATGATCTCCAGCCTGGGAACAGTCATGATGCGCTTCCCTTGTCATCCTCCAGCGCTCCTCCCCCAGAGAATGGTGCCTATGCCTGTGTAGATTTAATGAAATCTGAGGGGCTTACATCGACCTCTAAAG